The genomic segment GGGATTGGTGGTCAGTGGTGTTGGTTACTGTACGGCGTCCAGCACTTTGCGGAAGGTGGCAACGTCTTCGGCGCTGAACTGGCCAAATACGTCAGTCTGACGGTCGTTAGCTACTTTCCATAAGGTGGCTGCCTGTTCGATACCGGCGCGGGTCAGGCTGAGGATGTCGTCGCTGGCGGCAATCCATTCTTTGCGTTTGAGGGTGTCCAGTGCGGCTTTCAAATCCTGATCCGGCATGCCAATACGTTGTTCCAGTTCACTGGCGGCGAGGCTGCCGAAGTCGTTCAGGGTCATGATCATGCGGGCTTCGATGGTACGCAGGCCGGTGGCCAGTTGCAGCGGTTGGTAACTGGTTTGGTAACGCTTCACTGCCTGAATCATCTGGTAGTAGAGGTTGTCGTGCAGACGCTGGGCGTTTTTCTCTTCGCCTTTGCTGGAGGCGTCAGAATCTTTTGGTTTGACTCCGGCATGGGGTATCACGGCGGAGTAGGCTCCGCCGTGATACAGCAATGGGGCGCGGCCAATGTCGTCGAAGGCGACGACGTTACCGATCAGAATCCAGTGGTCGCCACCGTCGATACGCTGGTAGTTTTCGCACTGAAAACGGGCGGCACAGTCGGGTAACAGGGGGGCGTTACCCAG from the Candidatus Thalassolituus haligoni genome contains:
- a CDS encoding p-hydroxyphenylacetate 3-hydroxylase reductase component; its protein translation is MSATQTATDFDPKAFRRALGNFATGVTVITACTPNGVQTGVTANSFNSVSLDPALVLWSIMKTSASVDIFEQASHFAVNVLAADQINLSNHFARPSDDKFARIDYEKGLGNAPLLPDCAARFQCENYQRIDGGDHWILIGNVVAFDDIGRAPLLYHGGAYSAVIPHAGVKPKDSDASSKGEEKNAQRLHDNLYYQMIQAVKRYQTSYQPLQLATGLRTIEARMIMTLNDFGSLAASELEQRIGMPDQDLKAALDTLKRKEWIAASDDILSLTRAGIEQAATLWKVANDRQTDVFGQFSAEDVATFRKVLDAVQ